The window TATTCTTAAGAGAAAACATTATTCAAATATATTCATTGCTTCATTTCTGCCACCCACTCTGCCATACACTAAGTTTTCATCACTCTGTGTAGTAAGTCCAGACTACTTCCTGGGTGAGACAGCTCCCATAGACAGGGCAAACCTTGTGAGAAGGTAAATCTTTCCCTTCTGTTAATCAACAGCTTTTATCACCAATAATGAGACTGTACAacggtaaaaaaaataaaaaaaaaaagcttctgtgtGTAATAATTTCACGTGTGGCCTTGACTGCCAGAAgactgcctgcccatgggaaggaaGATGTGTGTGGGCAGGGAGAGTTAACTCTGTGAGGGATGGAGCCAGCTGAAACTCTTGCAACAGAAACAGAAGTGCAGGAGGCAGTGAGGGAGTCACACTTCAGGATAGTGTCTTATCAGGTGTGTCAGTATATCCGCAGGATGGCTTTTAGTGTGGAGGGGGTGAGATGAGAAGTCTCTTACAGCTCTAAGATATAATTTTTGGGTTTTTGGCGGAGATAAAAAATGCTGACACTCTTATGATACATGTTTCTGGTTTGTGTAAGAAGGAAGAAATGTAGCAAGGAAAATCCTCTCACAAATTGATTGACCCTTTAGCAGGGGAATCCATGTACAGTTCACATATGATCACctagaaaataatcaaaaaataCAGATCTTGTATCTCTTTTAAGGAAATACCAGGTTTATTTCAGGGTTGCTCTCCAGATGAGGCACTAGGCATGCTGAATTATAGTTGttaaatgctaagaaaaatggCTAATCACTAAGAGAAGAAGGGAAATATTCCAATGGGGTCTCAAAGTTCTTATCTGTATGCTTTTTTGCCTACAGGAAAATAGCTAAGGAtaattgtatgaaaaaaaaaaatgaaaaccaccagaccaaacaaacaaagcaaaacccaaacatCTTAATCTCAATGCTTAGGGAGTCATGCTGTCATAGTGAAGCAGGACTAGAAAAGATCTCAAAAAACCCTTACACTATGCCTCTGCCCCAAGACAGGATTAACAATGCCAATGTTATTTCTGACAGATGTTCAGCAATGTCATCTTAAAGACTTTTACTGAGAGAGATGTCATAACCTCCCTAGGCAATCTACTCCACTGATTAATGATTCTTATTCTTAGGAAGTTTTTCCGAAGTTTTGCCTTGGTCTGTCTTACAGTTAAGCCCATTACCTCTTCTTGCCCTGCCAGTCTTGACCATGAAGAACAGATTAGTCATACCCAACTATCCATCAAGGACACATTCCTGAAAAGAGCAGGATAGCAAAAGCAATTTTCCCCATAAGAATTAATGCAATGGGGGGAAATACGTACAGGGACTTAAGAACTACATACAGTTTAAATTCACAGGGAGCAGGATCGGGATCACTGTGAGGATcactgggagcaggagcaggatcACACGCCTTTCAGCAGCTGGCTTCTCAGCATGGATCACTGTTCTGAAAGAGCATCTGTGAGACTGAATGTCCAAGAAAACTTTAGCAGTGTAAGCATTCTTGATGTCTCTTTCTGGACAGTTGCATCTTCATCATCTTCCTTAGATGAATCAAGGTCAATCAACTCAGTCATAgacaaaggacagaaaaatggGGTAATGAGGGTGGTTAGTGGAGCACAGTATTAAATGGTCAGCAGCAGAACTCCTGAGTGGTGGACAGAGAAGTGGAGGACAGTGAGGTGCCACTGTATTCCCTTAATGTCTGCTGAACCCTTTTACACATAGAGAAATGATCATCAAGTTCCCCATTTCTTCTCTCCTGCAAGCCATCCGACACCCGTTTGCTCTACCTTTTGTTGCTGCTTATGTCTACAAGTAGTGAAATGGGTTCAGAGAGATGACCTGGTCACTTTTCACTTTATGGACCAGCTCGCTTTCTGGAAGTATTGTCTGCCTGAACTAGTAGGAGAAAGGAAGGATTGCAACTGCCTCAGCTGATACCAGCTTAAGCCGCTCTGGAGTTGTATCGTTAGTTCTCAAACACCATTCTACTGTAACTTCAGCCTGGCACAATAATACATTTTCTAACATTTGAGGATGAGGAAGATCCTAGCTCAATATCATTAAGCCTGGATATGAAAGTTAGGCACCTGAAACTGTGTTTGGGATCCTACATAAAAGCAGCTTAATTTTCCAGGGTTTTGAGCAGTCTTTTGACTCAAGATAGTGATGTTTTAACAgagcaatttttatttaagagcCTAAACGCAGATTCAGATGTGTAAATCCAGATGTGCAGCttagaaataaacacaaaagtaaaaccaaacacaaaccttTAGGACCAGAACTATGTACATGTATGATGTGAAACCatgagagggggggaaaaatggGTTTTAGCAATGACGCTAAATCTAAGATTATTTTACCTATGTAAGATTATATTACAGAGTCTCAAACTatgggttgtttttattttattatctcaCTATTCTTAATAAATATCACAAGTTTGATTGAAGAGTGGGGGTAAACAAATGCATGGGAAATGTCTACTGACTGAAAGAGTAAGGGGTGAAGGTGGCTGTGGGAAGAGGTTAATATGTGACTGCTATATGCTTTTGGAATGGACTTAATATGCCTGTCACCTCTCTGGAGTAAACGCAGCAGGTTCCTACCCCTCTGGGATGGGACTTTGTTTGCTGGGGGACAGGTGTAGCTTACATGGAGGCAGAGTGAACTCTCCCTGTGGGATGGCTCTGTGTGTGCGAAACGCACAGTCACTTATCCCTCTGGAACAGGGTGATGGGGTCCCTCGCACCGACCAAGCCCCGTACAGGGAGTAATAGTTTCCAGGGATAGCTCTGCCTTGCAATCCAATTGCAAAGTAGCTGGCACCTGACAACTCTTGGGGCTGCTGCCAGGGGCAGCCTGTGTCTGAGAAATCACAGACCTCTTCTCCATAGACATTTCCTCGCTGCTGTCCTCTCCCTGAGGGTTTATGGCATGAGGTACGGGCTGCACCCAGGCAGTGACGGCGGCAGTGGGTACTGATGACGAGGCAGCTCCTTCCTTCTGGCAGGTGGTGTCATGGTGATAGGAAACCAGCTCATTGCTGAAGTTGATCCTCTCCACAGTGGATCTGGGTGTGCCACAGCAGAAGCACCGACAGCCCAGGAGGTTGCCGAAAGCCCGCCTGAAGTCTGCATTGAAAGCATAGATCACTGGATTGACTGAGGAGTTGGCCCAGCCAAACCACACAAAGATGTTGAAGGTGGTTTGGCCAACGCAGGGTGAGTGTCCGTCATGGTCCTTCTCGAGCTCGGGctggcagaaaggcagcagaCAGTTGAGCAGGAAGAAGGGCAGCCAGCAGCAAACAAAGACTCCCATTATGATAGAAAGGGTCTGCAGCACCTTGGTCTCCTTGCGCAGGGAACTCCGCAAAGAGGAGGTCGGCTCCTTGCCGTGAGCTGGCCACTGCCCCCCTGCTCGCTCAAGGGTGGAGATGCGGCGGATCTGGGCCTGGGCAATTCGGTAGATCCTGGTATAGGTGATGATCATGATGGCCACGGGGATGTAGAAGCTGATGAGGGAGGAGGTGATAGCGTAAGTGCGGTTCAGGCTGACATCACAGCGGGGTGTCCCAGGCAGCCAGGAGCCTGGGTATCTCCTGTCCTTGGCTTTATGCCAGTGTAGCTGCACTGGGACGAAGGAGATGAGAATGGAGAGGGCCCAGGCCATGGCTATCATGGTACAGGCAAGGCGCTGCGTCATCCTGCGCTCATAGCGAAAGGGGCTGGCGATGGCCCAGTACCGGTCCAGGCTGATGATGCAGAGGTGGAGGATGGAGGCGGTGGAGCACATGATGTCGAAGGCCACCCAGGTGTCACAAAAGCGGCTGCCGAAGAGCCAGGAGCCGCCGGTCACCTCAGTGACCGCCTTCCAGGGCATCACCAGGAGGGCCACGCAGAGGTCTGAGACGGCCAGCGACAGCACGAACCAGTTGGTGACCTTGGCGCGCAGGTGGCGGAAGCGCAGGACGGCCAAGCACACCAGCGCGTTCCCCACCAGCGTGCTCAGCACCAGGGCGCCCAGCAGACACCCGGTGAGGGCCCGCAGCGCCcgcgggccgccccccgccgccgcggtcCCCATCTGGGGTGCTCCCCCGGACGACGTTGCTCCCCCGGAGGAAGGGCCGGTCCCGctcccccgggcccccccggccgCTCCTGCCGGCGGGACGTCCCCCGAGGGAGCGACGGGACCCCTGGCAGCCGGCGCCGTCCGCGGCTGGGagggcggcggccgcccgccgGCGCATCTCTGTCCGCCGCcgcctgcctcagtttcccccgcggcggcggcgggcggcggggcgggctgcCTCGGGGCTACTCACCGCGCCGGCTGCGTGGAGCCGCCGCCTCCGCCTCGCCGCGGCGCCCTCCGAGGAAGGGACCGTCCCGCTGCggagcgggcgcggagcggctcgggcgggcggcggcggcccctcggCGCTGGAGCCGCGTCGTCCCGGGGGGGCCCCGCGGCTTTCGGCCCGGAGCGCCGGGAGGGACGAGCGGCAACTTTCCGTGGGCTTCGTGTGGCGCAGGCCGGCGGGCGGCAGGTCCCCGCGCAGCGGAGGGAGCGGAGGGGCGAGTCCGCGCTCAGCCGGAGACTGGTGCCGGCGGGGACGGTCCCCAGGATCGAGCGACCTTCGTCACTGCACGGAGGGAGACGTCCCCCAGCAGCGCCCTGGGAAGAGCCCTTTTTCAGATTCAGCCTGTACCTGCGTGAGTGTCAGGGACCAGGATCTGGCGCTTCCCAAGGATCTCCTTGTGGAGACCACGGTCAAATTTCAGGTTCCTTAAAGAGCAAGATAGCACTTCGCGCCTGTGTACATTGAGAATGTTATCAAATCTGAGTGTTACGAGCTGTGTTTTCACCAAAAcagtattttgctatttattttttgctttgaattgAAATCCTGTGTAAAGAAACCAAAAGCATAGAAACCTAAAACGTCTCTGGTTTGGATTTGTTGCATTTTGACAGAAGGTTGTTCATGGATTTCCGCAGACACGAGCACCCAAAACCTGCCTCTTTATTTTTCAGCCAAAGGTGTTTTCTGATGTATTTCAACAGCCTTCCGTTTGCTCTTATAATAATATACATGTTGTCATAGAAATATCTTGCATATATTTACAGCCTACTTTCAATAAAGTATCCTAATGCAAATACAGTATAATCCTTTATTTTGGAAGAATTTATGCTGTAATcctgtaatgagaaaaaagagaTTGAGATGTGAATAGAAAAAATCAACTCATGGAATTAATTAACATGGCAAACAGGTATTTCGTTTTAGATGAGGcatcttatattttctttttgtctcctaATTAAAACTACTTCATCCACTAGTGccaatacaaataattttcaagcCATTAGTATCTGATTTCCATTGTACTGTTATGATATTCTTGGTAATTAGAACAGAGTCCggaaattttttaaacaaattttgaaCAGCAAAGCTGGCATCTTAGCCTGTAAAAATCAGCATATTTAAGATAAACTAGCTGGATTGTACCAGTTCATAGCAGATTGTTAACATTTGGTCATGTTTTTTAAGATGTGCTTTGTGCCTCGGAGACCACAGTCTTCAGAATGCAGCCCACTGTGTTAGTCCTGCTGTGACACTGAAAATTGGAATACATTTCTTGTTAATGTGTGTTTGTCTATAAGATTAACTCATAATTCAAATAGTTTAACTAGAATCTTCTCTGATAAAGTATATACTTTGTTAAAACAGTAGTAGCTGTCAAAATAGCACAGGCTGTAAGATAAGAGCCAACGCCACACTTTGTCTTATTCGGAACTATCTCTAGTTCCACGTACATGGATTTTGCCAACATCTGCAAACCACAGTAGGTCTCTGCTTTTCATTCCAATACTAAGGACTAAATCTTATTTTGTTAGAATTTTCTACATACTTGCTAATTTGACTCAATACATTTACTCTTAATTAACAATCAATAAAATGACCCCAAAGAACAGAATGTATTTGTGAAAAATTGTAAATGGGACAGTATATGGAATTAAGGCATTATAGcactgaaaaggaaagagcaatGCTTTTGCATATTCAGCAGATAGTAGCGCTACAGGGCTCTGTAGCAGAAGGTAGCTGGCATTATCCTTATAGAAACaactgttttcagtgtttctctGTATCTCCAGTTCCCAGGATCTCATTATGCTCTACAAATATCTCTAGCTCCTTTTTAGCATGCATTATAGAGGGAAGTGTATGGGATCATGCTGGGTTTTGTGCGTATGTTTTTATGTGAGTGCCCTGCCTCCAAATTTTGAAGCTGTTGGCTGAAGTCAAATCTGACTGAGAGGTGGATGTCTTGCAAGATTAATTTCCTACAGTTGTAATTAAAGTAGGCATCTGGGTAGAAGTCAGAACCCCTACTAATAACCTCACCGATAGGAAGGTTGCAGTGTGGACTCAACCCTTATTAAACACAAGAGAATCCACACAGAGGGAGACATTATGAATGCTCTTATCCTAAAGAAAACATCAACAGACACTTCATCTTCTTAGATACCAGAGGATCCAAGTACAAGATGCAAATGCTTAAGAAACTATACAGTGAGTCAGTGGCAAAGACAGGAATAGAAACATTGCCCTGTTCTTATTCCTATAATGGGCATGGTGGAGTGAAGTGTAAGCTTAtcagagagggaggaaagagagacACGGGGGAAAACAACACTGTGTGAAAATCAGTGTGTGCAGTGAGTTGAAAATGCTGTAAACTTTAAGGCCTGTAGCTATTCCTTGAATTAATCTTACTTGGAATATAATAGGAAGGGTCTGagcaaaataatgtaaaaaatactgATGGACTGGATAAAATGGTCTTTTGTGACTCCAGAAAATTTGAAAGCTCATTCCATCTGTGAAAAATAAACTTACCCAGAGAATATATGTAAAACATATTGCAATGTATATGATGTCTTGATATTGTACGTTTTTAAAATGGAGTTGCTGTATTCaaaatctctctccctccaaaaagagaaagaagaaagcctgGACAGACAGACCTATATAAGAAACACAAATCAGTTTCCTTCTGTCTATCATTCTATCCATCTCTGTATAGCTGAAGAATCTATCCAATtttgtacatatatgtgtgtgtatgtgtacactTATCATCATGGCTTTATGTATTATATTCATGCTTTCAATGCCATGTGAGTTTTGTGAACTTGATCGGATACTGAGATGGCTAATCTATTTGTATAGTGAATCCAGCATTGACTGTTGAAAATAAATGACCTTTTTATTACGGAGATATGGATTAGCTGTATGACAGACTTGAAAGTCACTGAATAATTCATTGTTTTAGAAACTGTCTAGATGACTTAAAGAAAGAATAACTAAATCAAAGCTAAGTATCAAAAGCATGTTTAGTCTCTTCAGGCTTTTCAGGCTTAACAAATAATTTGAATTTGTGATGTCCAATACAGAGTCCACTGTAGCTCTTCACATCATTTGAAGTTACTATGGTTCTTACAGTGATTTCACTGTGAGTTGTTTAGTAAATCAGCTCCTGAATTTGAAATAAAGTTacataagaaagaataaaagtgatGTAATATATAAATTACTTTTCTGGTAAAAGTGCCTGGCTTCTCTCCCATATATAAAGGCCAGAGATGTCAAATTCACTTTTTGGAAAGGCCCTTCAAGCATCACTGTGTGATTGCTTATGAATGCCAGTCTATGTGACACTTCCATATGATCTAATTTGGAAGACAGTCCCTATTCGCAATTGGGATTTCCTGTGTAAGTGCATTAGGAGAACAATAACTACAGGTATATGATTTTTCCACACCACTTGCTGCTATCACAGCACAATGGGTACTCAGAAGTGAAGATGCTACCTCTTGCATGTTTGGGCTACTAAGCAGTTAAACGGATATCCCTGCGAGATaaaggaagtttctttttttttttttagcagcctTTCATGAAGGATAATATTTAAGGAATTTTAAATGTCAAAGAATTATTGCCATCAATTCTGCCTTGTTGCTATTTTGACAAAATCAAGACAGTATTTTATATCAGCTCAGCAAGAAATGATGGCTCTTTGCAGAAACTTATTCCTTCCTACCATAATCAATAAGGTGGTTGACAAATTGACTGGATGCAGGTTCTCTGCATTATCTATGTATCTGTTTTATATAATCTAAACAGAGTGATTTTATGTTCTTCTAGTGACCGGATCATTCAAGCTTTGCTTAAATTGAGCTGTAGTGAGTATTGCAGCATGCTCCAATATCCACATCCAGACCGGGAACTTCATTAGAGCATGTCCTGGCTCCCTTCctgcacttgtacccaaccaagtTTTCTTCCCGTGGACGCCAGCGTGCCCAGGGAGCGATGAGAGTAGTACCCACCGGAGCCTCTCGCTGTGGTTGGGTCAGGGCACATCTAGGCAATATATACAAGAATAACTGACAtaaaagtttggatttttttagagTTTCCTCAGTGTAGAGATCATGGGTGATAGGGGTCTGATACTGGCTTCTAGCAGATACTGAGGCATTTGCTTGAGACTCTACTGAGCTATCCTTTTCAGTCCAATGTCTTGAGTAAAACTCGCATTGGGAGTGCCTGGGGACAGCACTGTAGAGTTATAACTTAAATACAGGTGCACTATTTTGACCCTTCAGATCTCTCACAAAAGCTGCATATATTTGCTAACAGCCTACACTTCATCTATAAGTGCTTTCAGAGTTCTTGGGTATGCCACCTGACCATGATGACtcttatgcttttaaaattataggATTGCTCAGATTTGTCTGATAGATACTCTTCAGTCTGAGAGAATGCTTTATTTTCAATACTAAAAAAGGTTAGGTCAAGGGTACCTGTCTTCCCATCATGTTCTCCAGTTTAGAACTGAAGTAGAGAAGACAACATTCCCCTTCCTAGTATGGCCTAAATCTTTGATTATTCCCTTTAACCTCTGGTGTCACATGAAATCCACAGATCCATTTAGGGCCATAACAACCTTTCTAATTCATTTCTTATCCTCTGTCTGCTGTAGTTTACTATTCCTGAGGCTGTTTTCAATAGTTAATTTTGGAGCTGGACCCCAGAATTCAAAAGGACTGCACTTTGGCGTAGCTATCGCTGGACATTAATCATTTAGCCACATTAGGGTTTTGGCAATTGCTTTCGTGGTATTCAGAGGTACATGCCTGTTTGAACGTCTCTGTCGTTTCTTTAAGCAATAACTAGCGCTGATGTAAAGATTCTGCCTCCTTCACTGTTCCCTTATTTGatcatttttattagttttgtcATTTTGTGGGAGTCTACCATTTCACATACAATTCAATTGATTAGCATATGACTACTCTAAATAATAGCTACTGTAAATATCAAGAtagtagaaaatatatttaagtaatAAACTGGGGGGTTTTGAAATAATAGGTggattgaaaaaatattttaaaaactaaaaaataaatatggaaaggCTGAAGCAGTATAGGAGGTTCAATCAACTGTCATTTGAACTGCAACTTTAATGTGaacaacatgaaagaaaacaactgtGCATTTAACCTTAGCTATCTTACTTCAAATTtctatttaatcttttctgttaataaatatacataaagaaattaaacatttctagactttttccttccaaaagtcAAACAAATAAGGTCAGTATTGTGCCAAGAAACAAGTGAATACTtattactaaataaaaaaatcatgctttCATTTCACCACAGATAATACTAAAAGGAGTCTTTGTCCTTTATTTTAGCCTGCTGAGTAAGACTTAGTTTAAAGGCAAAATCCATGTTTTGAGCATCCTGCTTTGCATGTTTTCAATAGGTCACCTTTGGTGATTGCACTTTTCTGATCAGCTTCAGTAATTCAGCCTGTTCTCCAGGGAAGTACTGTGTTGATATCACACTGATAATGCCATCCTAGTGTTATCTTGATTCTTTTATCAAGATATTATTCCTTCTGTTATTCTCCAGAACTAGCGTGAGTGAGTCTCTTGGTTTTTCCCATTCTGGTGTTCTCAGTGGCCTAGCTTTTATCAGGTCCCTTGGCTCATCCCTCCTCAGCACCGTTCTAGTTAGCTGCTTCCACCAAAGAAGATCAGATCAGAGACCGGGGCTGGCAATTTATCACCTCCGGCCCACTGGTTTGGACCTTCCTGGGAGGATGCCAGTGACTGAATGCTAGTACTTTTCACTCAGCACCTTCAAAGTCAAACACCTTTGAGCAGGATCATTCCCAACTCAGGCAAGGATGAAACGCCCATTGTGGTGTTTAGGTACAGTCCAAAATCCAGAAGGTAAAACAGAAGCTTCAATGCTCAGACAGCGCTGGGACAGTGCTCTTAAGTCTTCTGATCTTGAGCACCATTCACTGGCAGCCATGAAGCACCCCTGTAAGGCAAAGCAGCATACAAGCTGACTGCagtaactggggggggggggggggggggagggggatgaGTTGGCTCCTGACAAAGCCCATAATTTAGAAGGCAGAAAGATGGTTTTAATGCAATCTTTGCCCTCTTGCACGTGAGCTGTATTTTTGAGTTGCACAACACAAACGCCAGCACTTTCTCTATTGAAGAAAGCAATGTGTCCAGCTGCTTGGGTATTTTATGACAGTGGCTGCATTTTTCCAGAAAGGCAGGGCACATTAAAAGctttctgattttgctttttaaacagaaatgcaaaatccATTACATTGCTATAGTAATCAGTACCTGTTATTTTAACCAGTGTTTAATCTAGATTAAAGTAATCAAGATAATAATAATGTGAAAACCAGTCTATAATAAAGTGTTGGCTATTTAAAAATCCTACCTCCATGTACTTCAGGATACAAATACTTCATTGACTGTCATTGCATTTATAAAACAAGctttaaaattaagattaaaaaattcAATCAATCATATGTTTCCAATAGAGGGCACACACAGCACTTTTCAGAACGAAAAATTTTTGAAACCTGCTCCTACTAACTGATGTGGCAGAACTACGGCAAAATCATATTCAGATTCCTATAGTAATTAAtaatttctgctctgctgctgacaaAAAGTTATCTGCTAAATTGGGAATGTATCTCTCTGGTTTGCTTCAGAATATGCAAATTTTAACTATTCAGAAAATCAGTGAGagttttccttactttttttgcCCATGTTGCCACAATGTGTAAATAGGTTTTGGAGAGAAGATGTGTGATATTTCCAAAGGTAGACTGCAAATGGATTTTTTGGCTATATGGGACAGTGCTGAGTACTCAAAACTAAGAAGT of the Strix aluco isolate bStrAlu1 chromosome 7, bStrAlu1.hap1, whole genome shotgun sequence genome contains:
- the LOC141925643 gene encoding D(1)-like dopamine receptor; the protein is MGTAAAGGGPRALRALTGCLLGALVLSTLVGNALVCLAVLRFRHLRAKVTNWFVLSLAVSDLCVALLVMPWKAVTEVTGGSWLFGSRFCDTWVAFDIMCSTASILHLCIISLDRYWAIASPFRYERRMTQRLACTMIAMAWALSILISFVPVQLHWHKAKDRRYPGSWLPGTPRCDVSLNRTYAITSSLISFYIPVAIMIITYTRIYRIAQAQIRRISTLERAGGQWPAHGKEPTSSLRSSLRKETKVLQTLSIIMGVFVCCWLPFFLLNCLLPFCQPELEKDHDGHSPCVGQTTFNIFVWFGWANSSVNPVIYAFNADFRRAFGNLLGCRCFCCGTPRSTVERINFSNELVSYHHDTTCQKEGAASSSVPTAAVTAWVQPVPHAINPQGEDSSEEMSMEKRSVISQTQAAPGSSPKSCQVPATLQLDCKAELSLETITPCTGLGRCEGPHHPVPEG